Within Vicia villosa cultivar HV-30 ecotype Madison, WI linkage group LG1, Vvil1.0, whole genome shotgun sequence, the genomic segment TCTTGGTAAAACCAGTCACCAACACAACCAATTGAAGATCCTATATCAATCAGAAGCTTCTACCTCACAAGTCACAGAGAGATGAGAGGACGACCAGGGAATCCCAAACACAAGGAACAAGAGACACCTTCTGCGACCAGGGAAATCCCCTCTTAAGCAAGTTTTTTTAGAGGGAATTTGATCCTAAAGAAGTTTTCAGGAGAATACAATAACTTCATAGGAGACTCGAGTACTTCAAATATCAAGAAAAACTAACTCTACAGAAGTGGCCTGATggtaaaaaaaaactcaagagcgAGAATGCACGAATAGGTGGAGACCATAGAATAATATAATAcaacaataattaataaatataattttataatgggttaaatatgttattgATCCCTATAAATATAGTGATtttcacttttagtccctataaaattttaaaGGTTGGTCCCTACAAATTTTTCCATCCGCATTATTAGTCCCCAATGTTAAATCCCACTAACGGATGATGACGTGGTTGGACAGGTGgaataaaaaattgtttatttttgtttaattgttgGACACATTGTTAAATCCCATTTAAACTATTTTCACTTATTTTACAGTCTTCATGTAACATTTCTTCTTCCCCAATCCTATTTTCTAGTCGTCGTGTACCCTCTGCCCATTGAAACTCCTTCTTCCTTCGATTTCAATTTGAAACTCCTTCTTTCTTCGATTTCAATTTGAAACTCCTTCTTCCTTCGATTTCAATTTGCTTTGTTTCCGTTTCAAGGTTGCAATGTCTTCTTCATTTGTTAAGTCATGAATTAGAAACTTTTGTGGTTGTCAAGTATGTATAGTTTCCTATCAATGCAAGAAAGGGTCTAATAAAGGAAGGTTGTTTTAGAGATGTCCCTTCTTGAGGACCCCTGACACGTGCAATTCGTTCATATGAGATGAAGACTATGAAGCAAAATCTGTAAATGAAGATGCAAGCTTGATGAACTTAGAGGTCGAAGTTATGGCCTCTATGGGCTACATGAAGGAGTTGTACGAAGAATCAAGAAAGAAGACCAAgattttgaagagaaaattgaaaatagataaattttatgaaaatctaaaaatgttgtatATTGTCATGTTCGGTCAATGTTTATTTTTTCTGAAAAATTGTAAGTGTTGAGAGTATGCATTATGTTGTGTTTTAATGTGTTGTAATGTAATGTGAGTTAAGTTTGAGATTTTGGGAGTCTATAACAGATGTTGAAATATAAAGAAGATTTTGGTTTTGACATGAAATATTGAATAATGGACAAACACTTATTTGACATATATAACCTGATACAATGTGGACATAATTTGTTTTAGCATAATTGGTAAGCACATTTTGACATATATAAACCTGATACATTGTGGACACAGACACAATTGTGTTGATGTTATATATTTGGGTTTGTAGGGTTTTCATTTGGAGCTTCACAATTGGGATGCTGTGAGATGGTAACAAAATGTTTACCAAGCAATTAAATCCACACATACAGTGTTAAAACttaatgtaaatttttttaaaaaaaaaataatgtggATGAAAAAATTTGTAGTGACCAatctttgaaggaaaattttatagagATTAAAAGTGAAAATCgctatatttatagggaccattaacatatttaacccttcataatttatttattaatttttattaatattttaaaaaatgtttaatattatgttatttaatatatcctTTAATTATTTTCATATTCATATTATAGTGACTCTGCCTAGTAAATCTAATAGTTTATTCTTTAATATTTATCAAGAACTTACATGGTTAAGAATGTTAGCATATTCTTGTATTTCTTTTTCTTATGGGCTTAAATGATCTCttatctaaaaaaaattcaatactaAAATAATTGTAATTAgtaaattttgtacataatttttattttattttatttgaatttttctaaTATATGTAAATTCAAATTTCATGGtcaatatgaaaattatatatatatatatatatatatatatatatatatatatatatatatatatatataaagtattaATTTCtctataaaaagttttaaaatattaaaatatttttctttcgaTGAGATTATCTTGAAGGGGCATatctaacttttttattttaaaaaaataaagttcttttatattttattgaatacattttATCCTTTTAGCTGATATACTGATTAAAAAATTGTTGAAAAGAACTTTTCATAATTCCATTTTACATTattgaaatttgaaaagaaaaaatattaataacattCATCATAtatgacaaaaaaaaaaaggaatacaGACAAATAACCTACTACTACAGGCATTTGTTCTACTCTCTAATTAAAAAGTTCCTCCCAAATAAAACCCAAATTACATTGcatagaaaagagaaaaaaaaatgaattacaaagaatattaataatctatttcttTTCTTTGATTTGATTTGCTATCGAAGTTGAGACTGAGCTCTAAGTTCACCTGAGTCTCAATGACTTCATTCGGCTCAATCTGATTCACCGATGAAGCCTCAATAGTTTCCACATTGgtattttcaaaaagtgatttCAAAAGTGTTTTTGAGTCGACAGAACCAACTGGTGGCTTAGATTTGAAAACTTGTGTGATTCTCTTGAATTGAGTTTTATTTTTGATGCCCATGTTGGTGCCTTTTGCCACGTGGCGTATATCATAGGTTGTTGGAACTTGAATGGCGTAATTTTCAGCCATGAGTGTAGTTGATGATATCTTTCCATCAACAACTACAACTTCATTAATGTCTGATCCAGTCAGCACAGCTTGAACTGCAGCTTCACATCGGCTCCATTCTCCTGCCCAAAATAAACCAAGTGCTCCATATGTTGGATTTATCAATCTACCTGAAGCCTCGTACAATAATGATCTAAAAACAGCTGAAAATTGTGTCAAAAAGTtacaaatttattaattaaaatattattattcattaaaaaaacatttaaattcaACTTGATGTATAATCTATGAAAAGATTTTATGGTGGATTGAAAATTAAATCATGATATGAGAACACAATTATGATTGCATCAATACGCCAATCTTAAGGGATCAATCTCACCATGCACTAGTGGAGGCTCAGTTAAATACAGAGCAAAGCTCTATATGAACTAAcctaatatataaattttttgcaCCTAACGAAATTTAAATTTGAGACTTTGAGAATAACACACTCTCAAATCTCAAACTTTTATCAACATGACAACCTTTAGAAATATAGTTAGGTAGGTACCTGGGGCATTTTGTTTGGAAGCATTGGCGAGGAGGTTGAGCAAGCCAGTTCGGCCAAAGAATTTGGCAAGGAAGAGGGTGGCATTGCATTGAGATTCAGGGGAATTTATCCACTCAAGGCAAGGCTTGATGATGCAGTCGTCACTACAACCTTTGTGAAGAGTACGACAACCATTGCAACTCAGTTTCATGGTGATTTGATGGTGGGTAAAATATGAATGCTATAGGTAATATATTGTGGTGGTATTTATTAATTGATTAGCATAGGTAGTTGGTAAAGGTTTATCGGAAGGCTTGATAATTACGACATTGATTTTGTAAAAACATTGGACTATTTTTAACATGACCCGCTAGTTAGCTTAGTGATTAAGATAAAACAAAGATGATAAACTTATGATTTTGGAAACTAtctcaccaagaaataaaaagaTTACCTTTTATAGTTAGTAATAAGAGGATAAAAATGTGGGACATACTTTAGAAAACGGGGGTGTGTTGGTTAAAGTGAcgttaataataaaaatcagagagTAGAAAAATGTTATTTCTCATGATCTTAGTATgagtaaataaaacaaaattatatgaaactttataaaataagaaattactccgctttttttttccttttgactTTGATCAAAtatttgtcttgaagtttttCCTTTGTAAGATAATTTATTAACTAGAGACCGTGGGCAAGCCCATTGTTTTTGTTGTGGTTTCAATGTTATACTTTAATATATAGAATAAATATCAcaagtatttttaaaaatttattttgtgaGTTTGGAGGAGAGGACTTACGTTCATTCACGACAAATGTTAATAAGAAAATGATTATATTGTTCCGAATGAAttatatgttaaaattaatttgcaTAAACATGCGTTTGAAAATAATTACTAATAGTTGTTTTACATAAGTTAGGCGTTATTGTTTGATAAATTTTTTATTGTTATGGATCGTTAGACGCGCAAATGTGGGAGTTGTTTTTGGAATTTGACCAAAAATAAAAAGTATGaaagaaaaagttaaaaaaataaaccactactaataaaaatatgtttgataagagatataataatttttttgcttcttttaaaGTTTGACTGTTTATAAATTTAATGAAATTACCTTACAAAAATCAATATTATGTGACACCTATCGTaagaaatatgatttttttttttttttttcaaatttgattCTTAAATATTAAGTATAAGATTCAATCTCTGACCCGATGTATATGAAAAATGTGATGTATTGGTTACTAAtaagcaaaattaatttaaattgagtgAAGTTTCATTTTTGTCACTTATAAAATCTACATAACCCAAATTAATATTAAGAAAAAGATTCGATTTAATCTATTACATAgtttaaccggaccatattagtgcttatgttaatatttttctcaaatcggttttcCCTACTTTTAAAGCGTGACTGGGCAGCcacgttgaattttattttttatttttcatttttcaaatactaattttatttttcatttttaatttccaaattatttttaaacagttcaaatttaaaaatataaaaaaaagtcaaaaattatTCTTAGAACGAATCAAATCAAGGACCTTTAAGCCACATCTTATGCATATACCAGTAGGCTAATATATACCGCTAGTAGATAATTCCTTTagtttatagtaatattaaacaattatgaatttaaaacaaaaaatacgaACGTAAGTCCCTTCAAGTttaatgataatcactttacaactagaccaATCAGttttttatgttaatatttttaataatgaatatttattaaacatttatttatttacttattcacatatagaaaataataaaaaaatttaaaagtaaaattaataaaatataaatcctaaatacaattaatcaaataaaaataaattaataaatatttaatttacatactattatattaagttattattattttatttgaattaattaaatacttttaaaaattaattgattatttaattttaagtaattaaatattttaataattaattgaattacaattaaattaataaattattatataatttgaattaattaaaataagtaaaaatttatttatgtgttatttaatttcaattaaatattattcaATCTATTTCAATTTGAATAATTATATTTAGGATTTAcattttgttaatattatttataaatttgtatattatttgaaataaataaatatttatttgtgtgttatttgaaataaataaataaataaataaataagtaaatatttattctGAGTTAATAGGCTAACTAGACGTTCACCCGTGCTATGCACgggtatattttataaaattattgattattaataataattatttaaagaaatagatttaaatatataatatatgtattttttataataattgtgTTTCtgatttataatataaattaacactctttttggtaaaatataaataaaaaagtttttgatattttaaagtgtgtacttaaaaaaacataaattaataaacattaataaaataaaaaataaaatgatataatagtagaaaataagaataaagagaatgataaaaaaaatgttccTTGATACTTTGAAGTAAAGAATAATTCATTTGAATTTTCTGCTGGGTGCTTTGTGGTAAAGATTTTGCAACTCCTtgagagtgtgtttggatgaggtaattagaaattttaagggaatttaaaattcaaagcaattcaaatgattcaattgaaatccattcattttaaattattttgtttggatgaagaattaaggtaattcattgttagattttttgggtatttttataaaatataaattttttggaccaaattaaaaaattgaaaagtagggaccaaattgcaatttttaaaaatttgaaggaacaaattataaattttaaaaattattaaggaccaattcgcaattttttaaaaattttggggccaattttataattttggaaaatataaggaccaatttgtaaaatttgaagaaataataataataaatacattctatggaacatgagaggaatttcaaattctttggtttttggtgtcatttcaaaatgattaaatttaacttagatgaaatactctataaatttccatcattttaacaattcttcatttttgtatccaaacaatggattttggtcaaatcattttaaattccctcaaaacattactttccctcattaaaatgctccatccaaacacactctgaAGGATCATGTTcatgattaatttattaattattagaaAATTTGTAGAAAATTTTTGTGagagaagttataggattattattattattattattattattattattattattattattattattattattattgttgttgttgttgttgttgttgtttattttattaattattgaagattattattattcttattattattattattattattaattattattttactaattattggATATTTTGGAGGAAAACTTTGTGAAAGAAGTTATCGGATTATAGAATAGTATAGACAGATAGATAATCCGTTTGAGTTTTCTGCTGGGTGCTTTGTGGTAAAGATTTTGCAGCTCCTCGACGGATCTGGTTCATGATGAATTAGTTATTGGAGATTTAGTAGAAAATTTTTTTGAGAGACGTtataggattattattattattaatttattaattattggagattattattattattattattattattatttattagagTTTAAAGGTAGATTTTGGAGGGAAACTTTGTGGgagaagttataggattatagAATTATAGAATAGATATATAGATTGATTTGTAGAAAAATTATGTGGGAGAAGTTATaggattattatttttattattattattgtttattaattgattaattattgaagattgtttttattattactattattatcattattattatttattaatttattaattattatagatTTTCGAGGGAAACTTTGTAGgagaagttataggattatagaatagtatagatagatagatagatagattatTCGTCATTAGaaatatcaacaacaattaatctagttgtaaagtgattaCCATTTAACCTTAAGGAATTTGGATTTGAGACTTATGGttacaaattttatatatattttttaaatttttaaattgttaaatattaatataaatcatGAGAATTCTCGGTCAGAGATGTATATTgacgtattttttatttaaaatttaaaattatataataatattataaatcatTTGAATTATTTATCATATTTACATTGGCCTAGTGACAAAGGCATATGATGTGGTTTAATGGTTTGATTCCTTGTAGATATAACTTatggtttttaatattttaaaacttaattttttaaaaataaaattcaaattaacaataaaaatcaattttgtatttaaaaaataaaaaataaattcacgtggcagtccagtcacagtttaaaacttagaaaataactaatttgaaaaaaaaaattaatagaggGACTACTATAATccagttaaattttataaataattaaatcaatttttttaaaatgagtgtCCACTCATTTAAATTAGAACGGACATCAAAATAATGTGACATTTGATAACCGAATGAACGATATTAATTAAACCAACAACACAAAAGAGTACACCTCTTTATAATTATTatctttaatattatttataggttttaattataattttattacttCGTcaactatgttttttttttatggcaA encodes:
- the LOC131602948 gene encoding LOB domain-containing protein 42-like is translated as MKLSCNGCRTLHKGCSDDCIIKPCLEWINSPESQCNATLFLAKFFGRTGLLNLLANASKQNAPAVFRSLLYEASGRLINPTYGALGLFWAGEWSRCEAAVQAVLTGSDINEVVVVDGKISSTTLMAENYAIQVPTTYDIRHVAKGTNMGIKNKTQFKRITQVFKSKPPVGSVDSKTLLKSLFENTNVETIEASSVNQIEPNEVIETQVNLELSLNFDSKSNQRKEIDY